In the Tessaracoccus lacteus genome, AGCGGTGCGGGTCAGTCCCTCCCGCGGCTCGCTTCGTCGGGGAGTGCGGAGACGGGGATCAGCACGATGTCCTGCGCCTTCCAGTCCAGCGCGGCGACGTCGTCGCGGGTCGCCTCCAGTTGCTCCAGCGACACCTCGGTGCGGGGGATCACGAACACCTCGATGTGGAAGACCTGGCCCATGTCGCGCATTCGCACGGAGGCGTCGCGCACCCAGGCTTCGCTGCGGACCCGCCTCACGATGTCGCGGATCAGAGGGTGGGGCTCCGAGTCGTCGAAGCTGCGGGCGCGCTGGTCCATCAGGTCGAGGATCGCCGAGGACAGGTTGGTCCAGCCGTCCTTGACGATGCCCAGCGAGATGAACAGAGCGGCCACGCCGTCGAGCCACCACAGGCCGAGTCCGATGCCGAGCACGCCGACGACGGAGGCCGCGGTCGTGGTCCAGTCCGCCTTCGACATGTCGGCGTCGGTGAACAGCACCTTGTTGTGCAGGTCGGGGGCCAGCTTCACTTTCGCGCGGCCGTAGACGAATGGTCCCCACATGGTGAAGATCATCACGGCGACCATGCACCAGCCGAGCCAGACGGTGTGGCCGAACAGGCTCACGGTGCCGATGGCGGGGTGTTCCGCGCGGAGCAGCCCCATGGCCGACTCGACGGCGAGCAGCGCGCCGATCAGCAGCAGCGCGACCCCGGCCACGAGGTGGCCGACGCCCATCGCCCGGTGGAGGCCGTACGGGAATCGACGGCTCGGCCTGTGCCGGATGAACAGCAGCGCGACCAGGAACGAGATCTGGGGCAGCAGGGAGAGGATGTCCTCGACCCAGGCGGTCTTCATGGCCTGTGAGCCGCCGAGCACCAGGGCGATCAGGGTGATGGTCACCGCGCTGTAGCCGAGGGTGAACCACTCCCAGAAGATGGCCTTGCGCAGGGCCTCCTGCTGACGCTCGGGCAGGTCCGTGCGCCCCATCGACTTCACGGCCCCACCTCCTCGTCGAGGAACACCTCCAGCGCGCTCTGCAGCCGATTCTCCCCAAGCGGGAGCAGCAGCACGACTTTGCGGCCATCCGCGCCGGGAACGGTGTCGTACCCGCGGGTCATCGAGGCCCGCTCCGACCAAGGGGACTCGTTGGTCATGGGGCCGATCCCGAGGTCGAGCCGACCGGCCTCGAGAGCGTCGACGATCTCCTCCTCGCCCAGCACGGTGAACTCGACGTCCGCATCGCGGGTGGCGGCGAAGCCGCTGACCAGGTCGGGCAGTGGGCCGGTCACCCGCGAGCCGGTGACCTCCACGAGGCCGACGGCGGGTGAGGCCCCCACCCGGAGCGTGCCGCCGGTGACGCGCTCCAGGGTCCCGTCCGGGTCCGTGGGGATCGTCACGGAGCAGCCGGCGAGTAGGCAGCAGACCAGACTCACAGCTGCCAACGCCACGCCACGCATGATGCTCCTCCCGGGATGCTGGGAGTCTACGATGGGTGGCGCCCAGCGGGCGGAATCAGCCGAGTTTCAGTGTGCCGCGGTGGAGGGCGGGAAGATGTGGTCGAACGCGTCGGGTGCCGGCTGGGTGAAGCGGGGCTCCCGCTTGCCGAGGAACGCGAGCCCTCCCTCGCGGCCGTCCCCGTGCGCGGCGTGGCGCAGCGCAAGTGACTCGGCCAGGTGTGCCTCCAGCACGCCGACGTCCGCCAGGTGTCGGAACACCAGCTGACGGGTCAGGGCGACGGCGTGCGCGGAGCGGCCTCGGGTCATCTGGTCCGCGACGGCGCGGGCCGCGAGCAGAAGGTCGTCGGGCTCGTGCACCGAGCCCACCAGCCCCACCTCGAGAGCTCTCCTGGCGTCGATGATGTCGCCGCTGTAGAGCAGCTCCAGGGCGGCCGGCACCCCGATCAGCCGCGGGAGGAACCAGGTGGAGCACGCCTCGGGCGTGATGCCGAGGCGGGCGAACACGAATCCCATCCGCGCCGTGGTCGAGGCGAGCCGGAAGTCCATGGGCAGCGTCATGGTGGACCCGACGCCGACGGCCGGCCCGTTGATGGCCGCGATGATCGGTTTGCGACACTCGAGGATGGCGAGCGTCAGCTTGCCGCCCGGCTCGCGGACCCCCTCGGCGACCTCCGGCTCCTGCCAGCGGGCGGCCAGCTCTGCCGGTCCGAGGTCCATCGACGGGTCGAAGCCGAAGACGTTGTCCGAGTCGCTGAGCTGCATCCCCGCGCAGAACGCGCGGCCCGCACCCGTGACGATGATGGCGCGGACGGAGCCGTCGCCGTCGAGGTCCCGCAGGGCATCGACGAACTCCGCGCCCATCTCCAACGAGAATGCGTTGAGCACGTCGGGCCGGCTCAGCGTCAGGGTGGCGATGCCGTCCTCGACGGCGGTGGTGACGGTGCTCATGGATGCCTCTTCAATCGTCGGACGGCGGCTGCGTACTCCTCGTCCAGCCGGTAGACGAGTTGCGCGACGGATGGGGTGTCGGTGATGCCAGCCACCGAATGACCGGCCGACCAGATGTCGCGCCAGGCCTTGGCGTCCGTCTCCGATGGCGTGGTCAGGTGGGAGAGGTCGACCGGCCCGGGAGGCGCGTCCGGGTCGATGCCGGCCCGCGCGAGGGACTCGGCGAGGAAGTTGGCGGGGATGGAGCTGACCGAGGGCGTGTAGACGATGTCCTCGGGCCCGGCCGCCGCGAGCAGGTCGCGGTAGGCCGCGCTTGCCATCGACTCCTGCGTCGCGATGAAGCGGGTGCCGAGGTAGGCGAGGTCCGCGCCGAGCGCGACCGCGGCGGCGACGTCGGCCCCGGTGCTCAGCCCGCCGCCGAGCAGGAGGGTTCCGTCGAACCAGTTCCGCACCGCGGTGACGAAGGAGAAGGGGTTCAGCCTGCCCGCATGTCCACCCGCCCCCGCGGCGACGAGGATCAGCCCGTCGACCCCGGCGCCTGCGGCCCGCCTCGCGTGGGCGAGAGTCGTCACGTCGTGGAACACGAGCCCCCCGTACCCGTGCACGGCGTCGACGACACGGTCGGAGGCGCCGAGCGACGTGATGACGACCGGCACCCGGTGCTCGACGATGACGTCGAGGTCGGCGGCGAGCCGCGGGTTCGAGGAGTGGGCGATGAGGTTGACGCCGTAGGGGGCGTTGTGGGCTTCCGCGGCGATCCGCGCGAGCCACTCGCGCAGACCCGCTGTCGTGCGCTGGTTCAGCGCGGGGAGGGTACCGAGCACGCCGGCATGCGCGCAGGCCAGCACCAGCTCCGGGCCGGACACCAGGAACATGGGAGCGGCGACGACGGGCAGCCGCAGCCCGGCGAGACGTTCAGGCAGCGCCATTGCAGCCTCAGCGTGGTGGGGGGTCGGCTCAGGCGTCCAGGTCCTGGGCGACCATGTCCGCGATCTTGTCGACCGCCTCCGCATTGTCGGAGGTCACCGTGACCTCGGCGCCCTTCTCCGCCCCGAGGGTCATGATCAGGAGCGAGCTGGCCGCATCGACCTCGGAGTCGCCCATCTGCAGGAAGATGTCGTCGTCGTACTCGCCGGCGGCAGCCGCGATGAGCGCGGCGGGGCGGGCGTGCAGTCCGACGTGCGATCCGACGGTCACTGTCTTGCTGGGCAAGGTGTGCTCCTTTACACAGGGGGGGGCGCCAGGTGGCGTGCGTCCAGCTTAGCGGCTCCTTCCCGGCCCCTCCCCGGTCCCCTATCTGAGTCCCGGCCGCCCTTGAGTCGCCTCGCCTTCCCCTGCCTTCCCCCGCGCCGCAGACTCCTTCCCCCAGACGCCAACGATATGCACAGACGCCAACGGTATTTGCGCGAGTGTCGTTGGCGTCTGGCTATTTCGTTGGCGCCTGGGAGTTTTCGTTGGCGTCAGCTGGGGGAGGGGCCGACGGCGCGGCGTACGATGAGGCGCAACAAGGGGGCGAGCATGATGGAGTGCTTCGACGCGGGGTCGGGAAAGCGCCCGACTTCACCGCACGCTGCCGGCGAGACCGACCTCCGGGCGGGCTGCTGACATGGCCGGCACCGCGGCAGTGATCCTGGCCGGCGGCCGCTCGACGCGGATGCCCGGCAACAAGCTGGCGCTCGTCATCGACGGGCGCACCCTCCTCGAGCGCGCGGTGGCCGCCGCCACCGCCGTGTCGCACCCCGTCGTGGTCGCCGGCCCGCGGCCGCACTGGTGGCTCGACGACGGCACCGATGTCACGTTCGTCGTCGAGGACCCGCCGTTCGGGGGCCCCGTCGCGGGCATCGCGGCCGCCCTCCCGCGGCTGGGGGACGCCGACGACGTGTTCCTGCTGGCGGGAGACCTCGCCGACCCCGCCTCCGTCGTCCGCCTCCTGTGCGACGCCGAGCTCGCGCACGACGGCGTCGTCCTCGAGGACGTCGACGGCGTAGCCCAGCCGCTCGCGGGGCGCTACCGGCTCGCCGCGCTGCGGGCCGCCGTCGAGCGGCTGGGCCACGTCCGAAACGTCGAGGTCCGCACGGTGATGCGGTCGCTGTCCCTGATGCGGCTGCCGGCCCCGGAGCCTGTCACACGCAACGTGGACACGCCTGCCGCCGCGCATGCCGTGCGCGCGATCATGCCGCGCGCGTCGACCCCCTGAGGTGCGCGGCGTGCGGGTTGCTCCCCTCGCTGCGCTCGGGGCACCTCGACGAGCTCGGCGAACCGGGCGCGGGTTGCTCCCCTCGCTGCGCTCGGGGCACCTCGACGGGCTCGGTGAACCGGGCGCGGGTTGCTCCCCTCGCTGCGCTCGGGGCACCTCGACGAGCTCGGCGAACCGGGCGCGGGTTCGTCCCCTCGCTGGGCTCGGGGCACCTCGACAGGCTCGGCGAACCAGTGGGCCAGGGTGCCTCGACAAGCTCGGCGGACGGATAGCCCGGCGGAGGTCAGACGCGCTGCAGCCAGACAGTGACGTCGGTCGGGAGTTCGCCGTCGACGTCCGCGCTGGCCAGCAGCACGGTCCAGCCCTCGGGCAAGGGCTGCGGGTCCCCCAGCACGTTGGTCAGCACGCGCACGTCGCCGTTGTCGAAGCCGACGACGTGCTCGCCTGCGTCGAGCCAGGTCAGCTCGCCGCGGCCGAGCCCGAACTCGCGACGCAGCCGGAGCGCGTCGCGGTACAGCGTCCAGGTGGACCCGGCGACCCCGACCTGACGGTCCGCGGCCAGCTCTTCGAACGAGTCGGGCTGCGGCAGCCAGGACTCGCCGGTGGGGGAGAAGCCGTAGGCCGGCGCGTCGGCGAGCCACGGCAGCGGCACGCGGCACCCGTCGCGCCCGACGCGCGTGTGGCCCGAGCGGGTCCAGGTTGGGTCCTGGCGCACGTCGTCGGCGAGCGTCGTGTGGTCGGGCAGGCCGAGCTCCTCGCCTTGGTACAGGTACGCCGACCCGGGCAGCGCGAGCATCATGAGCGTCGCCGCGCGGCCGCGGCGCAGGCCGAGCACGTTGTCGGGCTGCTCGTCGCGCAGTCCGAGGCCCTCGTGGCTGGAGCCGGGCACCGTGAGGCCGAGCCGGCTGACGTGCCGGACGACGTCGTGGTTGCTGAGCACCCAGGTCGTCGGCGCGCCGACGGACTCGTTTGCGGCCATGGTCGACGCGATGACCTTGCGGTAGGCGTCGGCGTCCCACAGGCAGTCGAGGAACTCGAAGTTGAAGGCCGTGTGCATCTCGTCGGGGCGCAGGTACAGCTTGAGGCGCTCGGGGTCCTCGACCCAGGCCTCGGCCACCAGCGAGCGGTCGCCGTCGTAGCCGTCGAGCACCGCGCGCCAGCGCCGGTAGATCTCGTGCACGCCGTCCTGGTCCCACTGGGGGCCGGTCTGGAAGCCGAGGTCGGAGTCCGTGGAGACCTGGTCCGGCAGCCCCTCGGCCTTGACAAGCCCGTGGGCGACATCGACGCGGAACCCGTCGACGCCCTTGTCGAGCCAGAACCGCAGGGTGTCGTCGAACAGCTCGCGGACGGGCTCGTGCTCCCAGTTCCAGTCGGGCTGCTCGGGGTCGAACAGGTGCAGGTACCACTGCTCCGGGGTGCCGTCGGCCGCGGTCAGGCGCGTCCAGGAGCGGCCGCCGAACACCGCGGTCCAGTTGTTAGGCGGCAGTTCGCCCTCGTCGCCCAGCCCGTCGCGGAACAGGTAGTTCTCCCGTTCGGGCGAGCCGGGCCCGGCGGCCAGAGCGGCCTGGAACAGCCGGTGCTCGCTGGAGGAGTGGTTGGGGACAAGGTCGACGATGATCCTGAGGCCACGCTCGTGCGCCTCGGCGATCAGTGCGTCGGCGTCGGCGAGGTCGCCGAACATGGGGTCGACGTCGCAGTAGTCGGCCACGTCGTAGCCCGCATCGGCCATCGGCGAGGTGTAGAACGGCGACAGCCAGACGGCGTCGACGCCCAGGTCGCGGAGATAGTCGAGCTTCGAGATCACGCCCCTGAGGTCGCCGTAGCCGTCGCCCGAGGCGTCGGCGAAGGAGCGGGGGTAGATCTGGTAGATGACGGCGTCGCGCCACCACTGGTGAGTCATGCGGCAGGTCCTGTCGATTGGCGGATGATGAGGTCGGGGTGGAAGAGCATCTCGGTGGACTCGGCCGGTGGCCGTTCCAGTGCGCTGAGCAGCGCGTCGACCGCGGCCCGGCACAGCGCCGCCACGGGCTGGTGCACCGTGGTGAGGGCAGGGGCGGTGAACGGCATCAGCGCCGAGTCGTCGAAACCGACGACGGAGACGTCGCCGGGGATGTCGAGGCCCCGGGAGCGGGCCTCGCGCATCGCGCCGAGAGCCATGACGTCCGAGCCGCACACGATGGCGGTGTGGCCGGCGTCGAGCAGGCGGGCGGCCGCGCTCTGGCCGCCCTCGCCGGTGAAGAACGTGCTGACAACGCTCGACTCGTCGAACCCGAGGTCGAGGAAGGCGGCGACCTTGCGCGCCGTCGGCTGGTACCTGCGTTGGCCCACGGCCAGCCCGATGCGCGTGTGCCCGAGGCTGCGGAGGTGGGCGACGGACTGTGCGACGGAGGCCGCGTCGTCGGTCGAGAGGAAGGAGCCGGTCACCTCCGGGTGCCAGGCGTTGATGGAGACCAGCTGGATGCCCGCGCGGTTGAGGCCGAGGTAGCGCTCGGGAGAGCTGAGCTCGTCGGCCAGCGTGCCCGAGACCGAGATGACGCCCGGCACGTCGAGCCCGCCCAGCACATCGGACATCTGCTCCTCCGCGGTGCGCGAGGGGCCGATGACGAGCAGCAGCATCACGCGGCCGGCCGCGGACAGCAGCAGGGACAGCTCGTTGGCGAAGGCGGCGAACGTCGGGTTGCCGAGCTCGGGGATCAGGACGGCGACGTGGCGGCCACGGGCGGCCGACGGCTGCCCCGTCGGGATGCCGAGCCGCCCGGCGGCGACGAGCACCTGGTCCCTGGTGGCCTGCGCGACGCCCGGTCGGTCGTTCAGGACGCGCGACACTGTGGCGGTCGAGACCCCGGCGGCGGCGGCGATGTCGGCCAGTCTGGCGATCATGGTGCTCCTTCCGCTCGTGGGTCCCGCCATCCTGGCAGAGCCTTGCATGGACTGCAAACACTGCAAGATTCTTGCAGTTGTCCGGGTCGCCGCGCTCGCCGGGGGTCGCGATGAGCACGACACACTTGTCGTCGCGCGAAACGGCCGGAAACGGGGCAGAATCGACGACGGGCAGGAGGATCTGCTCAAGTGCGAGGAGACGGCATGCAGCACCTGAGGCGCTTCCAGCCCGGCGACGAGGCCGGTATCTCGCGGGTGTGCCTGCTGACAGCGCGCTTCGGCGGCGACGCGACGGGCATGATCAGCGACGACCGGCTCTGGGGCGACGTGTTCGCCCTGCCGTACCCCGCCCGCGACCCCGGCCTGACGTTCGTCGTCGACGACGGCGACAGGAACGTGGTCGGCTACGTGCTCGGCACGGACGACACCTCGGCCTTCGAGGCCTGGTTCCGCGACGTCTGGTGGCCGCCGCTCGCCCCGTCGGCGGAAGGGAAGGACCGCGTCGAGGCGGGGCTGATCGGGTTCGCCAACTCGCTCGGCATAGAGCCCCTTCCGTTCCTGGCCGAGTATCCCGCGCACGTCCACATCGACCTGCTGCCCGCGGCGCAGGGCGGCGGCTGGGGCCGTCGGCTGATGGAGCGCTACGTCGACGAGCTACGGGCGCGCGCCGTCCCCGGCGTCCACCTGGGAGCGTCGTCCGACAACACGAACGCCGTCGCGTTCTACCGTCACCTCGGCTGGACGGAACTCGCCGTGCCCGACGATCCCGGCACGGCCTTCTTCGGGCTCCGGCTGGCCTGAGAATGAGCAGATCCTCCTGCTCATCGCGAGATTTCGCCCGAAAACGGCCGTTTTCAGCGATGACAAGTGTGTCGTGCTCATCGCGACCCAGGGGAGCGGGGCCGGGGCGGGGTCAGAGGCGGGCACCGTCGAGGAGGCGGACGACGTGGTCGGCGCGGGCGACGAGAGCCGGGTCGTGCGTGGAGACGACCGCGGCGAGGCCGCGCTCATGGGCGAGTTCGACGATCAGGTCCATGATCGTGGCGGCGGTATCCGAGTCGAGCTGGCCCGTCGGCTCGTCGGCGATCAGGATGTCCGGCCCCGCGACGACGGCGCGCGCGATGCCGACCCGCTGCTGCTGTCCGCCCGAGAGCTCGTGCGGGCGCTGGTGCGCGTGCCGCGCCAGGCCGACGCGCTCCAGCGCCTCCGCGACGCGCCGCGACCGCTCCTTCGGTTCCACCTGCGCGAGCCGGAGCGGCACCTCGACGTTCTCCGCGGCCGACAGCACCGGGATCAGCCCGAACGTCTGGAAGACGTAGCCGATCCGCCGCCTCCTGACCGCCAGCACCTCGGCCTCGGGCAGCTCCGACAGCACCCGGGTGTCGTCCAGCAGCACCCGCCCCGACGTCGGCCGGTCCAGCCCGCCGAGCAGGTTCAGCAGCGTCGTCTTGCCCGACCCCGACGGGCCGGTGACCGCCGTCAGCCGACCTGCCGCCACCTCCAGGGAGACGCCCGTGAGTGCGTGCACGAGAGTCTCGCCCGAGCCGAAGTCGCGGGTCAGGTCGACGCCCGTCAGGCGAGACGTGGTCATGAATCCTCCTGTGTCCCGTGGCGGGGCGCCGGAGCCGTGGCCGGTTCGCCCGGCCAGACGCCGACGTGGTCGCTCTCCCGGTGGATGCGGACCCTGTCGTGCAGCTGCAGCGCCGCCACGTGCTCCGCGGGGAGCTGCACGCGCCCCGTGCGGTCGATCACCGAGTACTCCTCGACGACCTCGCGGACGCCGTCGCCGTCGGCGACCGTGTGACGCAGCACCTCCGTGGACGTCCGGCCGTCGCGGATCTGCACTGTGCGGGCGACGTGCCCGCTGACCATGGGGTCGTGCGTCACGATCAGGACGGTGGTGTCCAACTCGGTCGCGGCCGTTCGCATCGCGTCGAGCACCTGTGCCGAGTGCACCTCGTCGAGCTCGCCGGTCGGCTCGTCGGCCAGCAGCACCGACGGGGCGTTCGCCAGCGCGGTGGCGATCGCGACCCGCTGCTGCTGGCCGCCCGACAGCGAGCCGGGCCGACGGTCGGCGCAGTCCGCCACGTCGAGGAGATCCAGCAGCAGCCCGGCGCGCTCCTCGCGACGACCGCGTCCCGCGATCACCATAGGCAGCGCGACGTTCTCGGCGGCGCTCAGGAAGGGCAGGAGGTTTCGGGAGGTCTGCTGGAACACGAAGCCGACGCTGTGCCGACGGAAGTCGACGCGCTGCCGGCGGCCCATCGCCGTCAGGTCCTCGCCCGCGACCCGCGCCCGACCGCCGGTGGGGGTGTCGAGGCCCGACAGGATGTTCAGCAGCGTCGACTTGCCAGACCCGGACGCCCCGACCAGCGCGACGACCTCGCCGGCCTCGACCGTGAGGTTCAGCCCCTGTAGCGCCTGCACCTCGATGCCCTCGCTGCGGTGGATCCGCACGAGGTCCTCGCACCAGATGTCCGGACCGGCGTGCGTGCGCCGGGCGCGCGACAGGTCATGCGTGCGTGGTGTCATCGTTCCTCCGGAGTTGGTCTGCGACGTCGACGCGGCCCGCGCGCCACGCCTGGGTCAGGATGGAGAGGCCCGCCGCGGCGAGCAGCCCGGCGAGCACGGCGCCCAGCCCGAGCGGGTCGACATGGAGCGACGGCGCGGTCGCCGACTCCGTCAGCGAGGCGAGGTCGACGCTGCGCACCAGCAGGGCGGCGATGCCGAGCCCCGCGGCCGCGCCCACCAGGAGAGCCACCGCGACGATCGGCGCCAGCTCCCACGCCGTGAGCTGCCTGAGCTGCGCCGGCCCGAGACCCAGGGTCCTGAGAATCGCGCCCAGCGAGCGCCGCTCCTGCGCCGCGAGCGCCTGCGACGCGGCCGTGGCCAGCAGCAGGAGCCCGACGGTGCCGAGGGCAAGGACGCCGAAGATGCGGGTCAGCCCCGTCAGGGTCGGGCTCGAGCGCAGCGCGTCCAGCTCGGCGGCGGCCGTCTGCACCTTCGCCGTCGGCAGGAGGTCGGCGACCCTGTCGGCCACCGCGGCCGGGTCCGCGTCGTCGTCGAGCGAGACCAGCGCCAGCGTCGACGCCACGTCGCCGCCGCCGGGCCACCGGTCGACGTCGGCCAGCGCCCATGCCGAGCCGGTCAGCACGCCGGGCAGGTCGTCTACGCTGCGCGCGACGGTGACCGCCCCGAGCGCGCCGAGAGTGCCGGAACCGGTGCCCCCAGCGCCGCCCGTCACGATCCGTGCGTCCCCGCCGTCCTCGAACAGTTCCTCCGGGACCGCGTCGCCGCCCGCCGCGGCCGCGTAGACCACCGGCAGCGAGTCATCGGCCAGCCAGAGCCGCACGAGGGTCGAGTCGTCGCCCTGGCGGAGCGTCTCGTTCGACGAGGCGAGGCGCAGGCGCGTCATCGCGGCGACGCCATCGATCCCGGCCAGCTGCCCGGCCATTTCATCGGTGATGGGCGGCCCGCTGACGCGCACGTCGCCGCCGACCTCGCTCCACGCGGAGCTGTCGACCCCGGCCGAGACCGTGCCGAGCAGCAGCGACGAGGTGACGGCCATGGTGGTACCCAGCACGACCGCGGCCACCGGGACGGCGCCGCCAGCGGGGGAGCGCAGGGCCCGGGCCGCGCCCAGGAAGCCGACCAGCCCGCGACGCGGGCGCAGCGCCGCCTGCAGCGCGCGCAGAGGGAGCGGGTAGAGCCGGAGGACGGCCAGCACCACGGCGACGGCGACCAGCAGGGGAGAGGCGACGGCGAGCACGCCGCCGGTCGGGCCGGAGGCCAGCTGCCACGCCGAGACCCCCGCGGCCAGCAGCACGAGCATTTCGGCGACGACCCGCCACCTGGCCGTCGCGCGGCCCGGGGATCCGGGGGCGGCGGTCAGCGACGCGGTCAGCAGCCCGGCGGGCACCAGGGCCACCAGCAGTGTCCAGAACCACGCGACCCAACCGTCGCTTCCCGGCGAGAGGGCGGCGGCCGCCAGGTGCCCCAGCGCGGCCGACGGCACGCCCACCGCGAGCCCCTCGACGAGGGCCAGGCTGCGTTGCTGGCGCCGGGACAGGCCGCGCGCGGCGGTCAGGGCCGACGTCCCGCGGCGCCGGTCGGCCACCAGCCGCGCGGCGAGCAGGACGAGAGCCGCCCCGACACCGAGCGGGCCCGCGGCGCTGACCCACACCAGGGTCCGCGTGGTGACCTGCTGAGCCGACACCGAGGTCAGGGCCGGACCGAGCTCGGTAGCCAGCCGGACGGTCGTCGCGCCGTCGGGCGAGACGCTCCACGACGGCGCCGTCAGCCCGGTGACCTGCGCGTTCAGGGAGTCGACGTCCACGCCAGAGCCCCCGACCGCGGCCGGGTCGAGCCGGAACCACAGGGTGGTGCGGAACGGCGCCTGTAGGCGGCCCGTCGGGTCCCCGCCTGCCAGCTCGTCCGGCAGGAACACGCCGACCTCGAGCTCGATGCCCCGGTTCGGGTCGCTCAGCTCGTTGTAGCGACGCCCGAGCTCGAGGTGCTCCCAGCGCACGTCGGTCGCGTCGCGGGGGCGGAAGATCCCGGTGATCAGGTAGTCGTTGCCGACGACGTCGCCGACCTCCCAGCCCATGCGTGTGGCCGCGTCGGCGAGGACGGCGACCTGCTGTGGCCCCTCGTCGTCGAGCGCGGGCCACGCTCCGTCGGTCAGCTCGGCATGCTCCGCGAGCGCGGGGTCGACCAGCAGGTGCCACGTGACGGTGTAGTAGCCGGAGGCCTGCGGCGGCACGCTGGAGGTGGTCGTGGCGTACTGCGCGACGAACTGCG is a window encoding:
- a CDS encoding FtsX-like permease family protein, whose product is MTLWTLLRRQVADGPWPTMLLAFTVAVVSALATAVPRLVADLDDRQLAQRLGSLSAIAGDVSGTWSVPAPLDGQLHDPWDDNADAAEAIRQAQPEPLRSLLAPAQFVAQYATTTSSVPPQASGYYTVTWHLLVDPALAEHAELTDGAWPALDDEGPQQVAVLADAATRMGWEVGDVVGNDYLITGIFRPRDATDVRWEHLELGRRYNELSDPNRGIELEVGVFLPDELAGGDPTGRLQAPFRTTLWFRLDPAAVGGSGVDVDSLNAQVTGLTAPSWSVSPDGATTVRLATELGPALTSVSAQQVTTRTLVWVSAAGPLGVGAALVLLAARLVADRRRGTSALTAARGLSRRQQRSLALVEGLAVGVPSAALGHLAAAALSPGSDGWVAWFWTLLVALVPAGLLTASLTAAPGSPGRATARWRVVAEMLVLLAAGVSAWQLASGPTGGVLAVASPLLVAVAVVLAVLRLYPLPLRALQAALRPRRGLVGFLGAARALRSPAGGAVPVAAVVLGTTMAVTSSLLLGTVSAGVDSSAWSEVGGDVRVSGPPITDEMAGQLAGIDGVAAMTRLRLASSNETLRQGDDSTLVRLWLADDSLPVVYAAAAGGDAVPEELFEDGGDARIVTGGAGGTGSGTLGALGAVTVARSVDDLPGVLTGSAWALADVDRWPGGGDVASTLALVSLDDDADPAAVADRVADLLPTAKVQTAAAELDALRSSPTLTGLTRIFGVLALGTVGLLLLATAASQALAAQERRSLGAILRTLGLGPAQLRQLTAWELAPIVAVALLVGAAAGLGIAALLVRSVDLASLTESATAPSLHVDPLGLGAVLAGLLAAAGLSILTQAWRAGRVDVADQLRRNDDTTHA